The Candidatus Binatia bacterium region TGGTGCGCGTAGAAGAACGACGTGAACGCGCCGCAGCGCTTGACGCGCACTTCGTATTCGGCGCGGCCGTCGTTGGCGTAGGCCGTGGGCTCAGGGATGCCGAGAACGGTCGGATCGTAGGGGTTGTGGCGCCCGAGCAGCGTGTGCTCGGCCAGCGTCACCTCGCCGCTGCTTTCCAGATGCAGGAAGTAGTTGTCGCGGGTCGACGGAACGACTCGAAAAGTGACACCCTTCGGGAGCACGATGTAGTCGCCGGGCTTGAAATCCAGGGGTCCGAACTCGGTTTCGACCACGCCTTCGCCGCGGTGGGTGAACCAGATCTCATCGCCGTCGGCATTGCGGTACCAGTACGGCATCGGCTCGCTGCGGCGGCTCACCGAGATCACCAGGTCGTCGTTGTAGAAACAGCGCGTGGGGCGCCCGCGCGAGTCGCTGCGATCGTCGGCGTCGATCTTCTGGCCGTCCAGGTCCAGCGGCGCGAAATCGCCCTCGACCCGGGTCCACGCCGTCGGCTCGTTGCGGCGGTACATTTCGGCCACTCGGCCCTGGAAGCCTCCGCGCCCGATCTCCTCTTCCTTCAGGCCCGACGGAACCCGCACGTGGGCCTGCTTCGGAACTTCGCCCTTGCTCAGGTGGATCCAGGACTTCACGAGAACAGGGTCCTTTGTGCGTAGAGCGTGTCCACGTACTCCTTGACGCCTGCGATCTTGCGATCCGCTTCGCCCGGGCCGCCGCGAACCTCGAACAGGAAATGGTAGAAGTTCGAGTAGTCGGCGCCTTTGGCGGTCGTCGCGCAGATGTGCACTTCGACGGCGACCTTGTGCTCGTCGGCGACCATGCCGAGGATCTCGATTTTCATCGGCTTGGGCGCATACAGCGACACGCCCTTGGCGAACATGCCGAGCACGGCGTCCTTTCCTTTGTAAGTACCGGCCATCGGCGACGAAGGCGGCACCCACCAGGTGACGTCGTCGGCGAAGGCGGCGACGACCTTGTCGCTGGCTCCGCTGGAGACCGCGTCGAAATAATCGCGGATCAGCTTCTTGTTCGCTTCGGGGGTGGATGCCATGTGCTGCTCTGCTCCTGTCGAGTGGCTTGGACGGGCGCCGATGCTACCCTCAGCGCGCCGCCCGAAGCAAGAACATGTTCTAGACCCGGCCCGGAACTCCTCGACATCGTTGGGGCAGCCGCGCCGCGGCCCGAAGGACGAGCGCGAGGAGACCAGTCCATGTCGGAAACTCCGAAAGCCTTTCACCTGACTCCCCGGATCCAGAAGTACGTCGTCGACCACAGCGCCGCGGTCGACGAAGTGCAGCGCTCGCTCATCGCCGAGACGGAGGGCCTGGGGTTCATTTCGATCATGCAGATCTCGCCGGAGCAGGGCGCGTTCATGGAGCTGTTCGCGCGCGCGATCGGCGCTCGCCGCATCATCGAGGTCGGCACTTTCACCGGTTACTCCGCGCTGTGCTTCGCGCGCGCCCTGCCCGAAGGCGGCAAGCTGCTGTGCTGCGACATCAGCGAAGAGTGGACCTCGATCGGACGTCGCCACTGGGAAAAGGCCGGCGTCGCCGGACGCATCGAGCTGAAGATCGCTCCTGCCGGCGAGACCCTCGCCGCGCTTCCGGCCGATCCTGTCTGGGACCTCGCGTTCATCGATGCCGACAAGGGCGGCTACCGGACCTACTACGAAGAGATCCTCGAGCGCCTGAGACCGGGCGGCGTCATTCTCGTCGACAACGTGCTGTGGATGGGAACCGTGGCCGATCCGACGATGGCAGGCGAAGACGTCGAAGCGATCCGCGCGTTCAACGACTTCGTCGCGTCCGACTCGCGTGTCGAGGTTGCAATGCTGACGATCGGCGACGGTCTTTCGATGATCCGCAAGAAGGGAGGCCACTGATGGAGCTGGGATTGATGGTCGGCTATTGGCAGGGCGGCGGTCCCTGGGATTTCGTCACGCACGCGCAACTTGCCGAGAGCCTGGGCTTCGAGTCGGTGTGGACGGCCGAAGCGTACGGGTCCGACGCGTTTTCTCCGCTTTGCTGGATCGGCGCCCACACGTCGCGGATCAAGCTCGGGACCGGCGTCTGCCAGATTTCCGCGCGCACGCCCGCTTGCGTCGCGATGACGGCAACTACCATCGATCACATGTCGGGCGGGCGGCTGATCCTCGGAATCGGCGTGTCCGGGCCGCAAGTGGTCGAGGGCTGGTACGGGATGCCGTTCGCGAAGCCTTTTACCCGCACGCGCGAGTTCATCGAGATCCTGCGCGCGATCTGGAAGCGCGAGGGGCCGGTTACCTACGAAGGCAAGTACTACCAGCTTCCGTATGGCGGCCCCGGCTCGGTGGGTCTAGGCAAGCCGCTGAAATCGATCACGCACCCGCTGCGCGAGCGCATCCCGATCTATCTCGGCGCCGAAGGCCCGAAGAACGTCAGGATGGCCACCGAGATCGCCGACGGCTGGCTGCCGCTGTTCTTCTCGCCGTACCGGCCGGAGGTGTACGCCGAGTCGCTGTCGCTCGTAAAGCCGGGCTTCGAGATCGCGTGCACTGCGCAGGTCGTCGTCGGCGACGACGTCGCGAGCTGCCTCATCCCGGTCAAGTGGATGCTCGCGTTCTACATCGGCGGCATGGGCGCCAAGGACAAGAACTTCCACATGAACATCATGGGACGCATGGGCTTCGAGGCCGAGGTCACCGAAGTGCAGCGCCTCTTCCTCGAAGGAAAGCGCGCCGAGGCGGCCGACGCGGTGCCAGACCAGCTTGCCGACGAGATTTCCCTGGTCGGCCCGCCGGGACGCATCAAGGAAAGGCTCGAGGCCTGGAAGAAGAGCCCGGTGACGAAGCTGCTGGCGGGAACCCAGGATCCGAACGCACTGCGCGCGCTGGCAGCGGCGATGTAGCTGGAGTCCTCGGCCGCGGGCGCGTTGCACCTGCGGCCGAGGACGCTAGGCGCGCGACGTGCCTTCGTCCATGCCGCTCGGGAACGCCTTCTCGAACTCGCCCTTGTAGATGTTCGGCCCGGCCGCGGTAAGCCCGCCGTCGACCACCAGCTCGATGCCGGTGACGAAGCGCGCGTCGTCGCTGGCCAGGAACACGGCTGCGCCGGCGATGTCGGTCGCGCGCCCGGCCGTCTTCATCGGCTGCGAGGCCGCCATGACGCCGTCCATCGCTTCCTCGTTTCCGCGGTGGACCAGCGGCGTGTTGATGCCCCCGGGGCAGATCGTGTTGGCGCGGATGTTGTTCCTTGCCAGCTGGACCGCCACCGCGCGCGTCATGTTGATGACGGCAGCCTTGCACGCGGTGTAGGCCACCGGTCCGCAGCCTCCGCTCAGGCCGGCAACCGAGCCGGTACTCAGAAGGCAGCCGCCCTGGCCCTGCTCGAGCATCACGCGCGCTCCGTGCTTCATGCCGAGGAACACGCCGCGCACGAGCACGGAAAACGTCTTGTCCCAAGCGGCGGCGTCGATTTTGTCGATCTTGCCGAGAGCGCCCGGGTAACCGGCATTGTTGAAGACGACGTCGAGGCGGCCGAACTGGGAGCGGGCCTTCTCGATCATTGCCGAGACTTCGGCTTCGTCGGCCACGTCGGTCCTTTGTGCGACGACGCTGGCGCGGAAGCCCTGGCCTGCCGCCAGCTCGAGCGTTTCGGCCAGAGTGCGGTCGTTGATGTCGCTGGCGACGACTTTTGCGCCTTCGGCCAGGAATCGAAGGACGGTATCGCGGCCGATGCCGCTGCCGCCGCCGGTGATCACCGCAACTTTGCCTTCCAGACGTCCTGCCATGTCGTGTCCTGCCTTGGGAATATTGCGTTCGAGCCGCGATTCTTAGTTGCGAACCGAAGCGGAGTCCAGAGCGCAAGGCCGCGTGACGAGGCCGGCGCCTGTGTTAAGGTGCGCCCCGAACCGGAGGAAAACACATGCAACGTTTCACGAGCTGGCTCAGGCATCGTCTCGCGCAGCGTCCAACGTGGATGAATGCGCTGATGCTGTTCGCGGCGTTCCACGTCTTCCTTTATTCGCCGTGGGACATTTTCGTAAAGCCGCTGGCCAGGGACCAGGACGTCTGGTTCGGCATCATCTTCACGGGATGGGCCGCCAAGGTCGGCGACACCCTTCATTTTCTCGTCTACGCGGTCGCGCTCTACGGGTTCTGGCGCATGCGCCGCTGGCTGCGGCCGTGGGCGGCGCTCTACGTCGGCCAGATGGCGTTCGGGATGCTGGTCTGGCCGATCCTCTATGTCGGCGGGTTTCGCGGGTGGCTGATGGGTATCGTCTCGGGCGCGGTTTTTGCGCTGCTTGCGTGCGCAATCTGGCGCTCCCGCGACGCGTTCCGCGAAAATCCGGTGGACTTCGTGCAGCGCTACGGCCGCTGGGCCGTCGTTACCGGCGCCACGGCCGGCATCGGCCTCGAATTCGCACGTGCGCTGGCGGCCCGCGGTGTCTCCTGCGTGCTGGCCGCACGCCGCGGCGACCGTCTCGAGACGCTGGCCGAAGAGCTGAAGGCGTCGAGCGGAGTCGATACGCGCATCGTCGAAGTGGACCTCGCAAGCGATGCCGGACCGGACGAGCTTGCCGACGCGGTGGCCGACCTCGACGTCGGGCTTCTCGTCAGCAATGCGGGAGTCGGTTACGCGGGGCGCTTCGAGAAGCAGGAGCTTTCGCGCCTGAAGCAGATGATCGCGCTCAACTGCACGGCCAACGTCACGCTCGCTGCGCGCCTGCTTCCGTCGATGCTGTCGCGGGGGCGCGGCGCCATCATCATCACCGGCTCGGTTGCAGGGCGCCAGCCGGTTCCATTCCACGGCCTCTACTCGGCGACCAAGGGTTTCGAGCTGCTTCTCGGCGAGGCGCTGTGGGCCGAGGTTCGCGACCGTGGCGTCGACGTGCTCGTGGTCCAGCCCGGGCCGGTGGCCACCGAGTTCGAGCAGGTGGCCGGCGAGGCGCGGCAGAATCCCGGCGCCGACGAGAGCCCTCAGTCGGTCGTCGAGACTGCGCTCGATGCGCTCGGCAAGCAGCCGTCGGTGGTCACGGGCTGGCTGAACGGGATCCGCGCCAACGCCAGCCGTTTCGTGCCGCGCACGCTGATGGTCTGCATCGCGAGCGATTTCATGGAGGGCCAGACGCCGGCGGCGATGCGTTGATGCGCCTGAGCCACGCGGTGCCGCCGAGCGCGTCCATCTGACGCAGAATCCACTGCTGTCGATGGCGCACGAAGGGCGACGGCGCATCGGCCCGGAAGCTCTCCGGATCGGGAAGAACGGCTGCGAGCAGCGCGCACTCGGGCGCAGTGAGCTGTCCCGGCGTCTTCGAGAAATAGTGCCGTGAGGCCGCGCCGATCCCGTAGATGCCGTCGCCCAGCTCGGCGACGTTCGCGTAGACGTCGAGGATGCGCCGCTTCGTCCAGATCTTCTCGACGATCACGGTAAGCGGCGCTTCCAGCGCCTTGCGCAGCCAGCTTCGGTCGGGCCACAGGAAGAGGTTCTTGGCCACTTGCTGGGAGATCGTGCTCGCCCCGCGCACGCTGCCGCCGCGGCTGTTGTGCTTTGCGGCGCTCTCGATGGCCTGGAAATCGAAGCCGGAATGCTCGGCAAACCTCTGGTCTTCGGCGGCGACCATTGCGACCAGGCAAAGAGGCGCGATCCCGGTGTGCGAAGTCCAGCGGTAGTCGATCCATCCGCCGCGATGGATGCTGTCCTCGACCATGAACGCCGTCAGCGGCGGCGGCACCACGGCCAGCACCGCGACGATGACGACCACCGTCGCGACGAATGCGAGCGTCAGCCTGAGGATCAGCAGCAGCAATCGAGGCGACGCAGCCGGCCGGAGCTCAGGCGCAGGTCGCCATTCCGCCGTCGACCGGGATGACGGCGCCGGTGACGTACGCTCCGGCGCGGGATGCGAGATAGATCGCGACGCCGGCCATGTCCTCGGGTTCGCCGATGCGTCCGCGCGGCACCTGGGCGACGATCATGTCTCCGAAGCGCTCGAGGGTTTCCTTCATCATCTTGCTCTGGAAAGGACCCGGCGCCACCGCGTTGACGGTGATGTTCTCGGACGCCAGGCGCTTGGCCAGGCTGCGGGTCAGGTGATGCACCGCCGCCTTGCTGGCCGAGTACGCGTACGTCTCGAGCACCGGCACGTGGATGCCGTCGATCGAGCCGATGTTGATTACTCGCGCCGGATCTTCCTTGGTCGCAGCGTTGCGGAGAAGCGGCAGCAGCTCACGAGTCAGGTTGAACACCGATTTGACGTTGGTCGCGAGCACTTTCTGGAAGGCATCGTCGCTGTAATCTTCCAGTGACGCTCCCCAGTTGGTCCCCGCGTTGTTGACGAGGACGTGCAGCTTCTGTTCCCGCGACGAAAGCCCGGACGCGAGAGCCTTGACGCCGTCTTCGGTGCTGATGTCGCCGGCGATCGCAATGCACGTGCCCGGCCCCGCGGCGTTCAGCTCGGCGGCCACTTCGTCGCAGGCCTGCTGCTTGCGCGACGCGACGTAGACGCGCGCGCCGGCCTCGACATAGCCGCGCGCGATCATCAGGCCGATGCCGCGCGAGCCGCCGGTGACCAGCGCCGTCTTTCCTTCGATCGAAAACAGGTTCTTCATCCGGATATTGTCTCCGCGGGCGCCGTTGCCGTCAGCTGGCGGCGGCCGCTGATTTCTGGTCGCTCTTCCTGCCGCTGTTTTTGCCGCTGTTTTTGTCGTTCTTTTTGGCCAGCGCGTGCTCGACGAGCACCAGGCGATCGTTGCCGAAATACATGTCGTCGCCGTCGATGAACATCGTCGGCGAGCCGAAGCCGCCGCGCGCGATCAACTCCTCGGTATTGGAACGCAGCTCGTCCTTGACTGCCGGATCGGCCGCGGCGGCAAGCAACGCTGCGGCGTCCAGCCCGATTCCCGCGGCGATGTCCGCGAGCACGTCGTCGCGCGAAATATCGCGCAGATCTCCCCAGTAGGCTTCGAAGACGCGGCGTGACCACAGCGGCAAGAGGCCGGTTCGATTCGCGACCAGGGCCGCGCGCATCGCCTTGACGCTGCTCACGGGGAAAACCGCCGGCTGGCCGATGCGCAGCCCGTACAAGGACGCCCAGTCCTGCAGGTCCTTCACGTACCAGCGCAGCTTCGGCATGACGGGGCTGCGGCGCTGCTCGTAGACGCTCTGGTTGACCGCGTTGAACACGCCGCCGACGAGGATCGGCCTCCACACGAGCGTGGCTCCGGCGCTGGCCGTCACTTCCTCGATGCGGTGGAACGCAAGGTAGGTCCAGGGGCTCGAGCAGTCGTAGAAGAATTCGAGGTTGGCCATGCGATTTCTGCGGCGGATTCGAAGATCCTGCGACGAAAAGGGCAGGGGGTCCAGCAGGCCGCAGATGTTGCCACGACGCCCGCGCGTTCCCAACCAGCGAGAGGGAAGCGGGCCGCGGCCCGCTGTGGCCATCGCGACGGTGCGCGGCTATGGTCGGCCGATGCCGCGCGAAAAACTCGCATTCGTGGCCTCGACGACTCCCGAAGCGCGCGAGGCGAAGGCGCGCCTGGTGGCGCGCTACGGCGGCGTCGCGGTCGGGGAGGCCGACGTGGTCGTCGCCCTCGGCGGCGACGGGTTCATGCTCGAGGCCCTGCACGGCCAGCTCCGGCGCTGCACGCCGATTTACGGCATGAACAAGGGGACGGTCGGCTTCCTGCTGAACGATTACAGCGAGGACGACCTCGTCGAGCGCATCCGCGGCGCGGTTTCGGCATCGATTCACCCGTTGTCGATGCATGCCAGCTGCCGCAACGGCGTTCTCGTGGACGCGGTCGCGATCAACGAGGTCGCGCTGCTGCGCCAGACCCGCCAGGCCGCCAAGATCCGCGTTTCGATCGACGGCCGCGTGCGCCTGGCCGAATTGATCTGCGACGGAGTGCTGGTGGCAACGCCGGCCGGCAGCACCGCGTACAATCTTTCTGCGCACGGGCCGATCCTGCCGGTCGGCTCCAACGTGCTCGCGCTGACGCCGATCAGCGCGTTCCGTCCGCGGCTGTGGCGCGGCGCGATCCTGCCGCGCGAGGTTTCGGTGCACTTCGAGGTTCTCGATCCCGGTCACCGCCCGGTCAGTGTCACGGCGGACACGACCGAGGTGCGCGACGTCGTCGACGTCCAGATCTGCGAGAACCGCGACGTGACGCTGCAGATGCTCTTCGATCCCGAGCACGCGCTCGAAGAGCGCATCCTCAAGGAACAGTTCATCCCGTAGCCCGGCGGCGTCGCCGTCAGCTTCCGGCGCTGGTCTCGGCGATCGGCGCCGGCGAATGCGTGTAGATCCGGTCTCCCTGGTTGGAGCCGTCGGCGTTGGCGCAGTTTCCGGCGGCGAAGAACCCGATGCGGCCGATCCTGGCGGCCGGCGCTTTCCAATCGAACGTCCATGACGTGCCGCCGGTCTGGCCGATCGCCGTGCCTCCGTAGTTGTGCTCGATGTAGGACCGCGTCCCCATCGCCGCCGGGAGCACCTGCGTCGTCGCACCGTCGGACGAGAATTCGCCGGCGCCCGAGCCGTCGCTCATCGCGATCGCCGTCATCTGGAAGCCCCAGCGCAGCACTTTCGCATCCTTGTGCGCCAGGTGCACCGTCAGCGTGTACGTCTTGCCGGGCTCGTACTTCGGCGGCACCCCGTCGATGGTGATCGAGCCGTCGCCGTCAGGGTTGGCGGGGAACTGGTTGTGGCACTGGATGCACAGGCTCTCGGCGGCCTGGCCGGCGATTGCGGGCGCACCCGTCACCGCCGGCTGAGGACCGGCCGAGGCGGCGAACGTGTTGCTCGCTCGCAGCACCAGCATGGATGCGACCAGCAGTGCAATGCGTGCGGCGCGCGCGCTCCGCCGGCCGGCGAGCCGGGCATCAGCCATTCGGATGCTCCGCAAAGCCCCGCAGCCATGCGGTCACTCCGCCAGCGAGATCCGCGACGCCGACCACGCGCGCGTCGCGCTGTTCGAGAATCGACGCGCTGCGGTCGCGCGCGTGAACGGTGACATCGTCGATGACGAAGTCGATGCCGGCAAGACTCTCCAGCGGCATGTCCCATCCGTCTACGTTTGCAATGGCCCCGCGGCGCGCGATCACCGCGAGCAGCCGCGGCGGCGCGAACAGCGCAAGCGTCGTCGAGAGCACGCCGCCTTGCCCGTCGCCGCCGAGCACGAACGGGCGCTCGAGCGCGAGGACGAAATTTTCGACCTCGCCGATCGCATCGGCGAAGCTCGCCGCTTCGGGCCGCTCGTGATCGTCGCCGAGGTACCACGAAAATCCGGCGTAGGAATCCGACGAGCGAAGGTTGCTCTGCATCGGGTTGCAGGGACGCGCGGCCTGCAGCGCGAAGATGTCCGGCTCGCTTCCAGCCAGGGTGCGCGCGTCGCCAAGTCCGCCGCCGGCGTCGCCGCCGCGCGCATGCAGCCAGACGACGACCGGAAGAAGGTCACCGGCGCTTCCCGCCGAGTGGGAGCGAAGGAGCGAGCAGTCCGGCGCAGGGCCGGAAGTCGGGCGCCCTGGCGGGTTCAGTCGATTTCCTTGACCGGCGCGGCCGCCGCGCCCTTTCCTGCGAGCATCGCGAACGTGATCGCCGGTCCGAGGGTGCCGCCGCCGCCGTAGTAGTACTGGCCGGTCGGCGACGCGATGCAGTTGCCGGCACCGTACAGGCCCGCGATCGGCTCGCCGTCGGCGCCGAGCACCTGCGCGCTCGCGCTGGTCGCCGGACCGCCGTTGGTGTCGAGCGTCCCGGCCGCAAGGATGATCGCGTACAGGTGACCGGTCGGGTCGATCGGATGCATCGTCGGATTGAGCGTCTGGCCGATTGCCTGCGAGGTGCCCTGGTTCGGATACGACCAGACGTGCGAGAACCAGAGGCGGTCGTAGAGTTTCTCGCCGCGATGGAAGTCGACGTCGATGCCGTGGCCGGCAAACTCGTTGTAGCGCTTGAAGGTCGTCGACAGCGTTGCGGCGAACCCTTCGTCGAGCCGTACGCCGCCGGTCTTCGGCGCGAGCCTCAGCAGACGCTGGTCGATCGCGTCGGCCAGCTCCTGGGGGTTGGCACCGGTGATCACGTACGGTGCCTGGGTTCCGGCCGGCGGGATCGGGAAACGTCCGCCGAACAACTCGGCGCTGCGCTGGTCGTAAACCATCAGCATCAGCATGTTCGGCCATTCGTGCCGCGAAGGATCCCACGCAAAATGCACGCGCGTGCGCTCGTTGTAGTTCGAGCATTCGTTGACGACGCGGCGCCCGTAGCGGTTGACGAGGACCATCGAGTCGCCCGGCGGCATGAAGACGTCGTCGGGAGTGCTCGAGAACTGCAGCGCCTGCTCGAGCACGATCTCGGCGCGCCACGCCGAGCTCATGTTGCCGAGGCGCGCTCCTGCGGCGGTGGCCATGTAGACGAAGTCGCCTTCGTTGGTCGGCACCGCGCAGCCGCCGAAGATCGGTCCGGGCTGGAACGCCGTGGTCAGCTCGCGATTCTGCGTGAAGCCGCCGCTTCCGAACACGACGCCTTTTTTGGCGCGAAGCCGCACGATCGTCTTGTCGATCTTTTCCGCCTCGATGCCGACGACCTCGCCGGCGTGGTTGCGAAGGATCGTCACGACACGGTGGCCCATCAGCGTCGCGATCTTGCGCGAGTCGATCGCGGCCCTGAGCTGGCGGACCATCTCGTCGCCGAGCCCGAACGAGCCGTCGGGTTTTTTCGCCCACAGGCGCCGGTCCACCGGCGTGATGTCGTCGACGGCTTCTTCGAAGTAATCGGGCATCGCGCCGAACGGCGGCATGTCGGCCGGCTGCGAGATCAGCGCTTTCATGTTCTCGAGCTCGTCGACGACGACGGGGCCGTTGTCGTAGAGGGCTTTGAGAAGGTCGTACTGGAGCTGGGAGAGGCCGAGCGTCTTGTCGTCGGCGCGAAAGAGCTGGGGATACGAAAAGCGCGCCATCTTCGCGATCGTCTTGTCGCGAGGCTCTTCGACGCCGCGCTCGCGCAGGAAGCGGTTGTTCGGGATCCAGTAGACTCCGCCGGACTTCGACGTCGTGCCGCCGAACAGCAGGGCCTTCTCGACGAGGGCCACCGACGCACCGGCCTCGTGCGCGAACAGCGCCGCGACCGATCCCGCCGCGCCGCTGCCGACGACGACGACGTCCACTTCCTGGTCGAACTTGAGCTTGTCGGCGGCGCGGGCCTCGCGCACGCCCGGCAGCGTAGCGGCGCCGGCACCGGCGGCGGCCACGCCCGCGAGCCTCAGAAAGTCACGGCGAGAAATTCCCGGACGCGCCGGCGGCGCGCCCCCTGCTGCGGAGCTGTCGTCGTTCACGCGCCGATCTCAGGCTGCAGCGGCGGCGCCGGTCGGCGCCGAGTAGAACTGCCGCGTCCACTGGCGGTACTCCCCGATCGGGCCGTCGGATTCGCAAAGGGCCGGCCGCGCCTGGAATCCCTTGTGTTCCCAGATCTGGAAGTCCTGCTGGATCGCCAGCGACTGGTCGTCCATGTACAGCTTGAGCAGCGCGCGCGTCTCGTCTTCGCTGCGGCCGTCCTTCTTGCCGATCACGCCGAAATGGATGCGCGTGATCTCGTCGTCGACCGGCGTGAGCCCTGCGACGATCACCGTCGTGAACATCCCGGAGTAGATCAGCCAGTCGAACCCGAGCCCCCAGTTCTGCGCCTGGATGTTGAAGTCGTCGCTGACGCCGCCCATCGTCTGCACGTCCTTGCGCGTCCAGATCGCCCACTTGAACATGTGCTGGTGGAATTCGTGGGAGCGATTCTTCGGCGCGTCCATCAGGTGCACGAAGTTGAAGTGGGGCCAGTCGATCGCGTTCTCCATGATGTCCTGGGGATGCGTGCGGACGTCCCAGGAGTATTTGTCGTAGCTGGAGGTCCAGTCGTCGGCGCCGAAGTACTCGATCGCCGGGATCTCGAAATCGGGCGCCGCGCCTTCGGCGTGGTACCAGACGAACACGAGCCCGCTGTGCTCGAGCACCGGGTAGGCGCCGGCGCGCGCCTTGGCGGGAATCTTGTCGGTGTACGGGATGTGGCGGCAGGTGCCGCCGGTATCGAACTGCCAGCTGTGGAAGGGACAGACGAGGCGGTTGCCTTCGACTTTTCCGCCATACCCGAAGTGGGCGCCGAGGTGAGGGCAGAACGGCTCGAAGGCCCCGGCTTTTCCGTCTTCGCCGCGGAACAGCACGATGTCGCGGCCGAGGTAGTGGACGGTCTTCACTTCGCCTTTGGCAAGCTCGTCCGAATAGCAGACCTGGTACCAGCTGTTGGGGATGCCGAACGGAAATCGGGCCATCGCGATGAACCTCCGGGGCAGATACGTGGGGTCAGGCACCAGCGGCCACGTGCGCAATCACGCCTCGGTGGATAGCTGGCGTCGGACCCCGGATTTCGCCCATATAGAACGTGTTCCAGTGCCCGTGCAAGGGGCGGGCGGCGCGGCTACCATGCGGCGCGCAGCCGCCGACGGGGCGGGGGCAGGCCGGGGGACCGGCCGGCGGCGGATCTGGCA contains the following coding sequences:
- a CDS encoding choice-of-anchor V domain-containing protein, whose amino-acid sequence is MADARLAGRRSARAARIALLVASMLVLRASNTFAASAGPQPAVTGAPAIAGQAAESLCIQCHNQFPANPDGDGSITIDGVPPKYEPGKTYTLTVHLAHKDAKVLRWGFQMTAIAMSDGSGAGEFSSDGATTQVLPAAMGTRSYIEHNYGGTAIGQTGGTSWTFDWKAPAARIGRIGFFAAGNCANADGSNQGDRIYTHSPAPIAETSAGS
- a CDS encoding FAD-dependent oxidoreductase; protein product: MNDDSSAAGGAPPARPGISRRDFLRLAGVAAAGAGAATLPGVREARAADKLKFDQEVDVVVVGSGAAGSVAALFAHEAGASVALVEKALLFGGTTSKSGGVYWIPNNRFLRERGVEEPRDKTIAKMARFSYPQLFRADDKTLGLSQLQYDLLKALYDNGPVVVDELENMKALISQPADMPPFGAMPDYFEEAVDDITPVDRRLWAKKPDGSFGLGDEMVRQLRAAIDSRKIATLMGHRVVTILRNHAGEVVGIEAEKIDKTIVRLRAKKGVVFGSGGFTQNRELTTAFQPGPIFGGCAVPTNEGDFVYMATAAGARLGNMSSAWRAEIVLEQALQFSSTPDDVFMPPGDSMVLVNRYGRRVVNECSNYNERTRVHFAWDPSRHEWPNMLMLMVYDQRSAELFGGRFPIPPAGTQAPYVITGANPQELADAIDQRLLRLAPKTGGVRLDEGFAATLSTTFKRYNEFAGHGIDVDFHRGEKLYDRLWFSHVWSYPNQGTSQAIGQTLNPTMHPIDPTGHLYAIILAAGTLDTNGGPATSASAQVLGADGEPIAGLYGAGNCIASPTGQYYYGGGGTLGPAITFAMLAGKGAAAAPVKEID
- a CDS encoding Rieske 2Fe-2S domain-containing protein, whose product is MARFPFGIPNSWYQVCYSDELAKGEVKTVHYLGRDIVLFRGEDGKAGAFEPFCPHLGAHFGYGGKVEGNRLVCPFHSWQFDTGGTCRHIPYTDKIPAKARAGAYPVLEHSGLVFVWYHAEGAAPDFEIPAIEYFGADDWTSSYDKYSWDVRTHPQDIMENAIDWPHFNFVHLMDAPKNRSHEFHQHMFKWAIWTRKDVQTMGGVSDDFNIQAQNWGLGFDWLIYSGMFTTVIVAGLTPVDDEITRIHFGVIGKKDGRSEDETRALLKLYMDDQSLAIQQDFQIWEHKGFQARPALCESDGPIGEYRQWTRQFYSAPTGAAAAA